A genomic segment from Tuwongella immobilis encodes:
- a CDS encoding beta strand repeat-containing protein has translation MGKRNSTNNRQRWSLERLETRDTPAFLATPGLPAGTAPDGNSLSVIDVSADGTKLLFTSTANNLAAGVADGNGAEDLFYRDLTTSQTFLVSRTPGGLALGFDNSDGGSAVLSADGNFVAWVSKTNADAVTGDAAQIDLANTPDVFRWSAATKSNVLVSARNSGDGNTLAIGSIVNAISNAPQISADGSKVAFVSNVENNQITSIVLTDDPSTQDVFVRNLNAVNAGGAATTPVTQSSANPTFMIGFSDDVFVQVGSQWMSNDGNRFAFFTKVDSATLIAGTIDQPAVTATLDVFLRDLSRPIATGLELVSVSVTSPINAAGAVIGQEAGNAVISADGSTVVFLSNAQGDPTGLVNDLQLVPNFKANGTGNSLYRRTGFFGTGATTLVNAIEGTTNAAGSNDVLNPGAYLISSDGRVVVFESLASDLVPTVDTNGLTDVYVRDFTPGTPFTDLMSAGTDGFSGGAAAFLSDLSDDGTRVLFQTASANLIVGVVDNNGVDDVFQFDRVFRRTGIVSANPAGRIAGNSASGSGRIAGDGSLIAFSSGATNVDPSSIIGNVTNIFTTSSNLPLPLQLTTTTVASGISSGSTQAYTYNAALNLQTLGAQFEPFTVPGEVRTAVGDIDGDGVEDIIYGVGPGNGSLITVTLSASGTQLSETVYEASFLGGVFLAAGDIDGDGFAEIVISPDQGGGGRIVVLRYNGAGFDRIADFFGIDDPNFRGGARVAVGDVNGDGIQDLVVAAGFGGGPRVALFNGVRVLAGTNGANADKIIPDSFVFEQTLRNGVFVTVGDFNADGFADMAFGGGPGGGPRVLILDSLTILTNGNYDAAINAPLANFFAGNVNSRGGIRLAAKQIDFDNFADLVVASGEGQPGELRTYLGANFPISGQGEPPLQQSQPVFSNLILQAGVYVG, from the coding sequence ATGGGTAAGCGCAATTCGACGAATAATCGGCAACGCTGGTCGCTGGAACGCCTGGAAACTCGGGATACGCCCGCGTTTTTGGCCACGCCGGGACTTCCGGCGGGGACCGCTCCCGATGGCAATAGCCTGAGCGTCATTGATGTGAGCGCGGACGGCACCAAGTTGCTGTTCACCAGCACGGCGAATAACTTGGCCGCCGGGGTTGCGGATGGCAATGGGGCGGAAGATCTCTTCTACCGCGATCTGACGACTAGCCAAACCTTCCTGGTGTCGCGCACACCGGGCGGATTGGCGCTGGGGTTCGACAATTCCGATGGTGGCAGCGCGGTGCTGAGTGCGGATGGCAATTTCGTCGCCTGGGTGAGCAAAACCAATGCCGACGCCGTGACCGGAGACGCAGCCCAAATCGATCTCGCGAACACGCCGGATGTGTTCCGCTGGTCGGCGGCGACGAAGTCGAACGTCCTCGTTAGCGCTCGCAATAGCGGCGATGGCAATACGTTGGCGATTGGTTCCATCGTGAATGCGATCTCCAACGCTCCGCAGATTAGCGCAGATGGCTCCAAGGTTGCGTTCGTCAGCAATGTCGAAAATAACCAGATTACCAGCATTGTGCTGACGGATGATCCCAGCACGCAAGACGTGTTTGTTCGCAATCTCAACGCGGTGAATGCGGGCGGGGCGGCGACCACGCCGGTGACGCAATCCTCTGCGAATCCGACGTTTATGATCGGCTTCTCCGACGATGTGTTCGTCCAAGTGGGCAGCCAATGGATGAGCAACGACGGCAACCGCTTTGCCTTTTTCACGAAGGTTGATTCCGCCACGCTGATTGCGGGCACCATCGACCAGCCTGCGGTGACGGCAACGCTGGACGTGTTTCTGCGCGATCTCAGCCGACCCATCGCCACGGGGTTGGAACTGGTCAGCGTCTCGGTGACTTCGCCGATTAACGCCGCCGGGGCAGTCATCGGGCAAGAAGCCGGCAATGCGGTCATCAGTGCGGATGGCAGCACGGTTGTCTTCCTGAGCAATGCCCAGGGCGATCCCACCGGGTTAGTGAATGATCTGCAATTGGTCCCGAATTTCAAGGCGAACGGCACCGGAAATTCGCTCTATCGTCGCACGGGATTCTTCGGCACCGGGGCGACGACGCTGGTGAACGCCATTGAAGGCACCACCAACGCGGCGGGCAGCAATGATGTGCTCAATCCGGGTGCGTATCTGATCAGTAGCGATGGTCGCGTGGTGGTGTTTGAGTCGCTTGCCAGCGATCTGGTGCCGACGGTGGATACCAACGGCCTGACGGATGTGTATGTCCGCGATTTCACCCCTGGCACGCCGTTTACCGATCTGATGAGCGCTGGGACCGATGGCTTCAGCGGTGGCGCGGCCGCCTTCCTGTCCGATCTCAGCGACGATGGCACCCGAGTACTGTTCCAAACCGCTTCCGCCAATCTGATTGTCGGCGTGGTGGACAACAACGGTGTCGATGATGTCTTCCAATTCGATCGCGTGTTCCGCCGCACCGGCATTGTCAGCGCCAATCCGGCGGGGCGAATCGCGGGGAATAGCGCCAGCGGCTCGGGGCGGATTGCCGGCGATGGCTCGCTGATCGCATTTTCCAGCGGCGCCACAAATGTTGATCCCAGCTCGATTATTGGCAATGTGACGAATATCTTCACGACCAGCAGCAATTTGCCGCTGCCGTTGCAATTGACCACCACGACGGTGGCGTCGGGGATTTCGTCGGGCAGCACGCAAGCCTACACCTACAACGCCGCGCTCAATCTCCAGACATTGGGAGCGCAATTTGAGCCGTTCACGGTGCCCGGCGAAGTGCGAACGGCGGTGGGCGACATTGACGGCGACGGTGTCGAGGACATCATCTACGGCGTCGGGCCGGGCAACGGCTCGCTGATTACCGTGACGCTGTCGGCGAGCGGAACCCAATTGAGCGAAACGGTTTACGAAGCGAGCTTCCTCGGCGGCGTCTTCCTGGCGGCGGGCGACATTGACGGCGATGGCTTTGCCGAAATCGTCATCTCGCCGGATCAAGGTGGCGGCGGGCGGATTGTCGTATTGCGGTACAACGGTGCGGGGTTTGACCGCATCGCCGATTTCTTCGGCATCGACGATCCGAATTTCCGCGGCGGCGCTCGGGTGGCGGTCGGCGATGTCAACGGCGACGGCATCCAGGATTTGGTGGTGGCGGCGGGCTTCGGTGGCGGCCCGCGGGTGGCGCTGTTCAACGGTGTCCGAGTGTTGGCCGGAACCAATGGCGCGAACGCAGACAAGATCATTCCCGATTCGTTCGTCTTCGAGCAAACGCTCCGCAACGGGGTGTTCGTTACCGTGGGCGATTTCAATGCGGATGGCTTTGCGGATATGGCCTTCGGCGGTGGTCCCGGTGGCGGGCCGCGCGTGCTGATTCTCGATTCGCTGACGATTCTGACCAACGGAAATTACGACGCGGCGATCAACGCACCGCTGGCGAATTTCTTCGCGGGCAATGTCAATTCGCGTGGCGGGATTCGTCTCGCGGCCAAGCAGATCGATTTCGACAACTTTGCGGATCTGGTCGTGGCGTCGGGCGAAGGGCAGCCGGGCGAACTGCGGACCTATCTGGGGGCGAATTTCCCCATCAGCGGCCAAGGCGAACCGCCGCTGCAACAATCGCAACCCGTGTTTAGCAATCTGATTCTGCAAGCGGGCGTCTACGTCGGCTAA